One segment of Cetobacterium sp. NK01 DNA contains the following:
- a CDS encoding DUF11 domain-containing protein, with translation MKKQNLLFFLMILISKTIFANLDLSIESLKTKYDNGDRLFFKVRVTNNSESPVENLQLKMPLSSIISSTEDGIEDSVFQDLRNTPLPSSDDSFHGNFGTTTDFEATGVKIPAGGYIDYEISGVVKNKISGDIKGITLTSILNGEEKSISYSDPPITRVQYDYIATLEAPDTYYSLNPFNYTVKITNTGEARIKNLSLDLPTPDGFTITQINGTVIGTGGSLGNYSSTALTNVTGVNVPLNGSITYSIYGKINGDKTGDLVANLTTAVRNNPPKNASKTSLEGETRLNFSEVIVNPTTGYKPLTPVSIEFVLNNTIPAKQDNMTLTFKVGNDLKENGKPIFDTSNAVLAVDSENIGGNNGTLDKTNGNLILSGFSIDSEREVRFKVKDLIVNKEIRGTINIEATLTTYDGKETKINIPINFDKTKIPLKISANNNVSTVYIKDLPGAIPRDNGSMIIDITNVGNQVAVVDVEEQLTSIKGKLAFAKSDNPLQDPTDIPIDDVILETQITSRYLNSSNGVVATPLYNTSIYTSGVGNVNTPEIENKSNLKDEIVLKPGDRIQYLIKVRLKNGVVSAVNLENNKEIRFSNKIKEIGDSNYVENYNFAYVPISWVAVGVAKTNISTHYNSGGEIEYRIHITNPRPDFSDNNYKIEYNLKGILTSSLPNGNKAPAFEDWSITRTSINENAASKAIKTENGYEIICDILPGGDIEYILTGKTNKAAIGLITDGVTGEGVKLLKPKLDINMSVDKNEYQPGQSLIYTLSIDNKSDNVYAGLPIEFNFNNIKTEIVEGLKAELKEGLAYKNWTVVAKIYDSNGNIIPINEFSNPGFTGTLSGTLPDDFPQNIKAVIDGKSKIEYIVTATINENAVGRIENSAKVGEFGIISDSGSVKKQSQLSIQKTVDQPDYAHGDNTLVFTIKVSNATDAGYAPGIRVEDLLENVKVESISNTNTETINENREPKNFVSPFASWTIDVPTLRGEGTRSLMSASMRSSNLNDIINIPSGGEVEYKIITELSKFGQENKKSIPWSDILSAATITEPDNSVKTATVTVKAKKPNLIISKSSNYTGGSELNYTIAIHNAGNGFANNIEVMDEISKLMPDNSGKLAFLPEWTISAAKNPGNPGTTIGSFENNKDLNTVIDIAPGDTVTYTITAKRDIESHGILTNTATVKDTITDVSQTASVTVNLPEGEGEGEVLGSLTFKKRSDNNFFYPRQKKIYYIDLKNLSDKPLNNLKVLDDLNIEGTYANLNTTPGGTNVNDVGEQPFFTGKKVWKKAGNNSEVEVTLTSGNLEDTVSLNPNETITYRVEVDIADKIVNSTLKNTAQLYYNSSKIAESYIIANKDSTLGGVYRDVNTVKYKPGDEIIYTIGFKSLGPGYLNNYPIEEKLLEDMSVGLFSGGKGHPFVNSNGETQFTVTLTKAAEKSGTAAHYTSGPSDNKNIIGTTDIEEGDSFEFQVKGRVREDAIGDIVYNETAIKPESASITGTMRSGTPNYTPGKSTRYILTLNNDTDLNLTNIPVYVDFKNTKVKNYLGNLENAFTEINFVSSTSNTGSTNFKDGILNDRISISKGTTATYIFDVINSETAVGEINVKYNINEKEALSVIQPIDFNIKISNTGISSKEIDGTVSAAPNFYTPGGTVQYSVKIENTGDAIATIKEFKDDFSTVTTQGITTASDNVLVPAFKSWKIVDVKPIGKYTTEGNPTSDEVGVKASPTISPGGSIEYIIEAVMADNIYKNVKTRAVVTDFKNETYIGINDRIAPSAEYYITKTPLRGTYVPGQYITYTITLGNKWGSYLILNQSHIKYEISKILAEYAPADVVGSKKFPFEDDYTITLKQSTGLEGLKAYNYPTSQSFGINGVQTGGDLILPRVNISPRGTLVFEVKAKVKSDIVGDIVSTLYSTYGSNRVLTSTYTPEPGKVEGIKKIADIMRVDGKTVPFGQGTKVNPGDTVIYKVTAKNTGTGIIRDAFNHDDLKPATTKLSDGTDGMVFDDLTKFEVTSEVKRDDGQNPSTRSNPIKGNFSFTDSFNWYPGDIVEYTIKAKTKEIATNAYASNGNNGIMPNVIYLGNDNTQIASTRADIASGNLAVKKEVISIGGVGQGEVPDIYRRGESIKYRVSIENKGSGFAYEIPVTDSLSQIKTDHTGGAEGQAFSTWTFSTPSVTYGDDRYIGKTIVRSFTNNADLNTTMTIAPKSKVEFEITTVAHTSALGSIQNVISVDGNTYNSPELNTIKGFVFGHKQVKMDTDSGYKNNSIYKPGQKFNFRITLKNENTDLEINELFFKDDIPNLRVQTPEGLKFPFKDGYKINLVAGGGSYIPSANPDKTIDMEGIIVGAGQTITTTISGEIIDDAIGDIVNTASYSYGTNSNTTTSIIKPTLGNVNISKSVDKQEYIPGDELTYTITIGNNSDGWAAGINIVDEISKIETKFADGTTAPAFEENWAWKLEEDTSWNTVTGDLDTSINVSPRAEKKIFIKAKLKPNTIGEIKNTVRFVYKEQSGDSSIISTPKNAPTNEIDIYKEANSITYFPNGELSYYIMITNRSKSFAQNIAVKDLISGVTSSASGELNPIPVFSTWTVDIESKGDNSSTTKTYPRPEKEDLQDTLLIAPGEQIIFKVTGRVKDNITGVIENMATITLPDGSLKGSGAEVDQPPAQYDELDIEKIGPDNYVPGEELAYTVSITNNSESFAQNVAIEDLISEVTSSASGEANPIPVFSTWTVDISKGANSSTTKIYPRPEKEDLQDTLTIAPGDTVTFTISGTVKENITEDIINTATMTYAGEETVVDTTAAPTPGIVTITKTVDKGIYDYRSDTSDILTYTVTLSNSGTGWATGVRVTDLISEIKTDFVDGTEKTQAFASWAVYEGATLLGEKINLDKTVVLAPTDKDGSTKTFTIIAKLNPGAMGEVSNTASYTYKGETDDSEPAVSNPAPSAIGVTKSVSGPYTPGQSLTYTINVENTGKTPLKNLVITDALKDVMVEGTERSINAFTTWTVTSVTGGNITSIAPALNTSSTTDDVVIEGNLEVGATVTVVVEATVNVGSPETGYPTGTITNTAKADAANAEENSGNVDSNLGDAATGDIIITKAVDKAAYVSEDTITYTVTVENKGVTAVKGLVITDAITGITTEFADGRTENKEAFASWKIDGVASTEDLSATIALNPGEREIFTIAGKLKPGAIGTVANTASYIYKTNDPVISNQVISVPKDPATGDIEITKAVDKETYVSEDTITYTVTVENKGAVAVKGLVITDAIKDITTEFADGSNAQAFASWTIDGVVSTEDLSTTINLDKDESKVFTIAGTLKPGAIGTVANTASYTYKTNAPVISNEVISVPADPATGDIKIKKAVDKATYVSEDTITYTVTVENKGAVAVKGLVITDAIKDITTEFADGSNAQAFASWTIDGVVSTEDLSTTINLDKDESKVFTIAGTLKPGAIGTVANTASYTYKTNAPVISNEVISVPADPATGDIKIKKAVDKATYVSEDTITYTVTVENKGAVAVKGLVITDAIKDITTEFADGSNAQAFASWTIDGVVSTEDLSTTINLDKDESKVFTIAGTLKPGAIGTVANTASYTYKTNAPVISNEVISVPADPATGDIKIKKAVDKATYVSEDTITYTVTVENKGAVAVKGLVITDAIKDITTEFADGSNAQAFASWTIDGVVSTEDLSTTINLDKDESKVFTIAGTLKPGAIGTVANTASYTYKTNAPVISNEVISVPADPATGDIRIKEQLIKQHMFQRILSHIL, from the coding sequence ATGAAAAAACAAAATTTATTATTCTTTTTAATGATTTTAATATCTAAAACCATATTTGCCAACTTGGATCTTAGTATTGAATCTTTAAAGACAAAATATGACAACGGAGACAGATTATTTTTTAAAGTTCGAGTAACAAATAACTCAGAATCACCTGTTGAAAATCTTCAATTAAAAATGCCTTTAAGCAGTATTATCTCTTCTACTGAAGATGGGATTGAGGATTCTGTTTTCCAAGATTTAAGAAATACACCGCTACCATCTTCTGATGATAGTTTTCATGGAAATTTTGGAACAACTACCGATTTTGAAGCAACTGGAGTTAAAATTCCTGCTGGAGGCTACATAGATTATGAAATTAGTGGAGTCGTAAAAAATAAAATATCAGGAGATATTAAAGGAATAACACTAACTTCTATATTAAACGGAGAGGAAAAAAGTATCTCCTACTCTGATCCACCTATTACAAGAGTTCAGTATGATTATATCGCTACTTTAGAGGCACCTGACACATATTACTCTTTAAATCCTTTTAACTATACAGTTAAAATTACAAATACTGGAGAGGCTAGAATAAAAAACTTATCATTAGATTTACCTACTCCAGATGGATTTACAATTACTCAAATTAATGGAACAGTTATAGGAACTGGAGGAAGTCTAGGAAATTATTCTTCAACTGCACTTACTAATGTTACTGGAGTTAATGTTCCTTTAAATGGTAGTATAACGTACTCTATTTATGGAAAAATCAATGGTGACAAAACAGGAGATTTAGTGGCTAACTTAACAACAGCAGTTAGAAATAATCCTCCAAAAAATGCTAGCAAAACCTCTCTTGAAGGAGAAACTAGATTAAACTTTTCAGAGGTTATTGTTAATCCCACTACTGGTTATAAACCTCTTACCCCTGTTTCTATTGAATTTGTTCTAAATAACACTATTCCTGCTAAACAGGATAATATGACCTTAACATTTAAAGTAGGAAATGATTTAAAAGAAAATGGCAAACCTATTTTTGATACAAGTAACGCTGTTTTAGCTGTGGATAGTGAAAATATTGGTGGAAATAATGGTACCCTTGATAAAACTAACGGAAATCTTATTCTATCAGGATTTTCAATTGATTCAGAAAGAGAAGTTAGATTTAAGGTTAAAGATCTTATTGTTAATAAAGAGATTAGAGGAACAATAAATATTGAAGCTACTTTAACAACTTATGATGGAAAAGAGACAAAAATAAATATACCTATAAACTTTGATAAAACTAAAATTCCTTTAAAAATCTCAGCTAATAATAATGTATCAACAGTTTATATTAAAGATCTACCAGGAGCTATTCCTAGAGATAACGGAAGTATGATTATCGATATAACTAATGTAGGAAATCAAGTAGCTGTGGTAGATGTTGAAGAACAACTAACTAGTATTAAAGGAAAGTTAGCTTTTGCAAAATCTGATAATCCCTTACAAGATCCAACAGATATACCTATAGATGATGTTATACTAGAAACTCAAATAACTTCAAGATATTTAAATAGCTCTAATGGTGTTGTAGCTACACCTCTTTATAATACCTCAATTTATACAAGCGGAGTAGGAAATGTAAACACTCCAGAAATTGAGAATAAATCAAACTTAAAAGATGAGATTGTTTTAAAACCTGGTGATAGAATTCAGTATCTCATTAAAGTTAGATTAAAAAATGGAGTAGTTTCCGCCGTTAATTTAGAAAATAACAAAGAGATTCGATTCTCAAATAAAATAAAAGAAATTGGAGATTCTAATTATGTTGAAAACTATAATTTTGCATATGTTCCTATTTCTTGGGTAGCCGTAGGAGTTGCTAAAACAAATATTTCAACTCATTATAATTCAGGAGGAGAAATTGAATATCGTATCCATATTACAAACCCTCGTCCAGATTTTTCTGATAATAATTATAAAATAGAATATAACCTAAAGGGAATTTTAACTAGCTCTCTTCCAAATGGAAACAAAGCCCCAGCCTTTGAAGATTGGAGTATTACTAGAACATCTATTAATGAGAATGCTGCAAGTAAGGCTATTAAAACAGAGAATGGTTATGAAATTATCTGCGATATCCTTCCTGGAGGAGATATTGAATACATTCTTACGGGAAAAACTAATAAAGCAGCTATAGGACTTATAACTGATGGCGTAACAGGAGAAGGAGTTAAACTTTTAAAACCTAAATTAGACATTAATATGAGTGTTGACAAAAATGAGTATCAACCTGGACAATCCCTTATCTATACACTATCAATAGATAACAAAAGTGATAATGTATATGCAGGTCTACCTATTGAATTTAATTTTAATAATATTAAAACAGAAATTGTTGAGGGATTAAAAGCAGAACTAAAAGAAGGCCTTGCTTATAAAAATTGGACAGTAGTAGCTAAAATATATGATTCTAATGGCAATATAATACCTATAAATGAATTTTCTAATCCTGGATTTACAGGAACTTTATCTGGAACTTTACCTGATGATTTTCCTCAAAATATAAAAGCAGTTATTGATGGAAAATCAAAAATAGAGTATATCGTAACAGCTACAATTAATGAAAATGCAGTAGGAAGAATTGAGAATAGTGCTAAAGTTGGAGAATTTGGAATTATTAGCGATAGCGGAAGTGTAAAAAAACAATCTCAATTAAGTATACAAAAAACAGTTGATCAACCAGATTATGCTCATGGGGACAATACTTTAGTCTTTACAATAAAGGTTTCTAATGCAACTGATGCAGGATATGCTCCTGGTATAAGAGTAGAGGATCTTTTAGAAAATGTTAAAGTAGAATCAATAAGCAATACAAATACAGAAACAATAAATGAAAATAGAGAACCTAAAAATTTTGTTTCCCCTTTTGCTAGTTGGACAATTGACGTACCAACTCTAAGAGGAGAAGGGACAAGAAGTCTTATGTCAGCTTCTATGAGAAGTTCTAATTTAAATGATATTATAAATATCCCAAGCGGTGGTGAAGTAGAATATAAAATTATTACTGAACTTTCCAAATTTGGACAAGAAAATAAAAAGTCTATTCCTTGGAGCGATATTTTGAGTGCTGCTACAATAACCGAACCAGATAATTCTGTTAAAACAGCTACAGTTACAGTTAAAGCTAAAAAGCCAAATTTAATTATATCAAAATCATCTAATTATACAGGTGGTTCGGAATTAAATTATACAATAGCTATTCATAACGCTGGAAATGGATTTGCAAATAATATTGAAGTAATGGATGAAATTAGTAAATTAATGCCTGATAATTCAGGTAAATTAGCATTTCTTCCAGAATGGACAATAAGTGCAGCTAAAAATCCAGGAAACCCTGGAACTACAATTGGAAGCTTTGAAAACAATAAAGATCTAAATACAGTTATTGATATAGCACCAGGTGATACTGTAACATATACAATTACAGCTAAAAGAGATATAGAATCACACGGTATTCTTACTAATACTGCAACCGTTAAAGATACTATAACAGACGTATCTCAAACAGCCTCTGTGACAGTTAATCTACCTGAAGGAGAAGGAGAAGGAGAAGTTCTAGGATCTTTAACTTTTAAAAAGAGATCTGACAATAATTTTTTCTATCCTAGACAAAAGAAAATTTATTATATTGATTTAAAAAATCTTTCTGATAAACCTTTAAATAATTTAAAAGTTTTAGATGATTTAAATATAGAAGGAACTTACGCCAACTTAAATACTACTCCCGGAGGAACGAATGTAAATGACGTTGGAGAACAGCCGTTCTTTACAGGAAAGAAGGTTTGGAAAAAAGCTGGAAATAATAGTGAAGTTGAAGTAACATTAACTTCAGGAAATTTAGAGGATACTGTTTCTTTAAATCCAAATGAAACTATTACATATAGAGTAGAAGTAGATATTGCTGATAAAATTGTCAATTCTACATTGAAAAATACTGCACAACTTTATTATAACTCAAGCAAAATTGCAGAAAGTTATATAATTGCTAATAAAGATTCTACACTAGGTGGCGTATATAGAGATGTTAACACTGTAAAATATAAACCTGGGGATGAAATTATTTATACTATCGGATTTAAATCTTTAGGTCCTGGATATTTAAATAACTATCCTATAGAAGAAAAGCTATTGGAAGATATGTCTGTTGGTCTTTTTAGTGGGGGAAAAGGACATCCTTTTGTCAATTCAAATGGGGAGACTCAGTTTACAGTTACTCTTACTAAAGCAGCTGAAAAAAGTGGAACTGCAGCTCACTATACTAGTGGTCCTAGCGATAATAAAAATATAATAGGAACTACTGATATTGAAGAGGGAGATTCATTTGAATTCCAAGTTAAAGGAAGAGTTAGAGAAGATGCTATAGGAGATATAGTTTATAATGAAACAGCTATAAAACCTGAATCTGCATCTATAACAGGTACTATGAGAAGTGGTACTCCTAACTATACTCCTGGAAAATCAACACGTTATATTCTTACTTTAAATAACGACACTGATCTTAATTTAACAAATATACCTGTTTATGTAGATTTTAAAAATACAAAAGTTAAAAATTATTTAGGAAATCTAGAGAATGCTTTTACAGAGATAAATTTTGTTTCATCTACAAGTAACACTGGATCAACTAACTTTAAAGATGGTATTTTAAATGATCGTATAAGCATTTCAAAGGGAACTACAGCTACATATATATTTGATGTTATAAATAGTGAAACTGCTGTGGGTGAGATTAATGTAAAATATAATATAAATGAAAAAGAAGCTTTAAGCGTTATTCAGCCTATTGATTTTAACATAAAAATTTCTAATACCGGTATTTCATCTAAAGAAATAGATGGAACAGTATCTGCTGCCCCTAATTTTTACACTCCTGGTGGTACAGTTCAATACAGTGTAAAAATTGAAAACACTGGAGATGCTATAGCCACTATAAAGGAATTTAAAGATGATTTTTCAACAGTGACTACGCAAGGAATAACTACAGCTAGTGACAACGTATTAGTTCCAGCTTTTAAAAGCTGGAAAATTGTTGACGTAAAACCAATAGGTAAATATACCACTGAAGGAAATCCAACATCTGATGAAGTAGGAGTTAAAGCCTCTCCTACAATTTCTCCTGGAGGATCAATTGAATATATTATAGAGGCTGTTATGGCTGATAATATTTATAAAAACGTAAAAACTAGAGCAGTTGTAACTGATTTTAAAAATGAAACTTATATTGGAATCAATGATAGAATTGCCCCTTCTGCTGAATACTATATTACCAAAACTCCTCTAAGGGGAACATATGTTCCTGGACAATATATTACTTATACAATAACATTGGGAAACAAATGGGGATCATACCTTATACTTAATCAAAGTCATATAAAATATGAGATTAGTAAAATTTTAGCCGAATATGCTCCTGCTGATGTAGTAGGTAGTAAAAAATTTCCATTTGAAGATGACTATACTATAACTCTTAAACAATCCACTGGACTTGAAGGTTTAAAAGCTTATAATTATCCTACAAGTCAAAGCTTTGGAATTAACGGAGTTCAAACAGGAGGAGATTTAATCTTACCAAGAGTTAATATCTCTCCAAGAGGAACTTTAGTTTTTGAAGTTAAAGCTAAAGTTAAAAGTGATATAGTCGGTGATATTGTAAGTACTTTATATAGTACTTATGGATCTAATAGAGTTCTTACATCAACTTATACTCCTGAGCCAGGAAAGGTTGAAGGTATTAAAAAAATAGCTGACATAATGAGAGTAGATGGCAAAACTGTTCCGTTTGGACAAGGAACTAAAGTTAATCCAGGTGATACAGTTATTTACAAAGTCACTGCTAAAAATACAGGAACTGGAATTATTAGAGATGCCTTTAATCATGATGATCTTAAACCAGCAACAACTAAATTATCAGATGGAACTGATGGAATGGTTTTTGATGACCTTACAAAATTTGAAGTTACTTCTGAAGTAAAAAGAGATGATGGACAAAATCCGAGTACAAGATCTAATCCTATAAAAGGAAACTTCTCTTTTACTGATAGTTTCAATTGGTATCCTGGAGATATAGTAGAATATACAATAAAAGCTAAGACAAAAGAAATTGCTACAAATGCCTATGCAAGCAATGGAAATAACGGAATTATGCCGAATGTTATATATCTAGGAAATGATAATACTCAAATAGCTTCTACTAGAGCTGATATTGCTAGCGGCAATTTAGCAGTTAAAAAAGAGGTTATTTCTATCGGTGGAGTTGGTCAAGGAGAGGTCCCTGATATTTATAGAAGAGGAGAAAGTATAAAATACAGGGTAAGTATTGAAAACAAAGGTAGTGGATTTGCTTATGAAATCCCTGTAACAGATTCTTTATCTCAAATAAAAACAGATCATACAGGTGGAGCAGAAGGTCAGGCATTTTCAACATGGACATTCTCAACACCTTCTGTGACATATGGAGATGATAGATATATTGGAAAAACAATTGTACGTTCTTTTACAAATAATGCAGATTTAAATACAACAATGACAATTGCTCCAAAATCTAAAGTGGAATTTGAAATTACCACAGTAGCTCACACTAGTGCTTTAGGGAGTATTCAAAATGTTATTTCTGTAGATGGAAATACTTATAATTCACCAGAACTTAATACAATCAAGGGATTTGTTTTTGGACATAAGCAAGTTAAAATGGATACAGACTCTGGTTATAAAAATAATTCAATTTATAAACCAGGACAAAAATTTAACTTTAGAATTACTCTTAAAAATGAAAATACTGACTTAGAAATTAACGAACTCTTTTTTAAAGACGACATTCCTAATTTAAGAGTTCAAACTCCTGAAGGACTTAAGTTTCCGTTTAAGGATGGGTATAAAATCAACTTAGTTGCTGGTGGCGGAAGTTACATTCCGTCAGCAAATCCTGATAAGACAATAGATATGGAAGGAATCATAGTCGGAGCAGGACAAACAATTACTACTACAATTAGTGGGGAAATTATTGATGATGCCATTGGAGATATAGTCAATACTGCAAGTTATAGCTATGGAACTAACTCTAACACAACAACAAGTATAATTAAACCAACATTAGGAAATGTTAATATATCTAAATCTGTGGATAAACAAGAGTATATTCCTGGTGATGAATTAACTTATACTATCACTATTGGAAATAATAGCGATGGTTGGGCAGCAGGAATTAATATAGTTGATGAAATATCAAAAATAGAGACTAAGTTTGCTGATGGAACAACTGCACCAGCTTTTGAAGAGAATTGGGCATGGAAGCTAGAAGAAGATACCTCTTGGAATACAGTAACTGGAGATTTAGATACTTCAATAAATGTTTCTCCAAGAGCAGAGAAAAAGATTTTCATTAAAGCTAAATTAAAACCTAATACTATTGGAGAAATAAAAAATACTGTTAGATTTGTTTATAAAGAGCAATCTGGAGATTCTAGCATAATATCTACTCCAAAAAATGCTCCAACAAATGAAATAGACATATACAAAGAAGCCAACTCTATTACATATTTCCCTAATGGAGAATTATCATATTATATAATGATAACGAATAGGAGTAAAAGTTTTGCACAAAATATTGCTGTTAAAGACTTGATTAGTGGAGTGACATCAAGCGCAAGTGGAGAATTAAATCCAATTCCTGTATTCTCAACATGGACAGTAGATATTGAAAGTAAGGGAGATAATTCATCTACTACTAAAACATACCCAAGACCAGAAAAGGAAGACTTGCAAGATACATTGTTGATAGCACCTGGAGAGCAAATAATATTTAAAGTTACAGGAAGAGTTAAAGACAATATAACTGGTGTAATTGAGAATATGGCTACTATAACATTACCCGACGGATCATTGAAGGGATCGGGAGCAGAAGTTGATCAACCTCCAGCACAATACGATGAATTGGATATTGAAAAGATTGGACCTGATAACTATGTGCCTGGTGAAGAACTAGCATATACAGTCAGCATAACAAACAACAGTGAAAGCTTCGCGCAAAATGTTGCTATTGAAGACTTGATTAGTGAAGTGACATCAAGCGCAAGTGGAGAGGCAAATCCAATTCCTGTATTCTCAACATGGACAGTAGATATAAGTAAGGGAGCTAATTCATCCACTACTAAAATATACCCAAGACCAGAAAAGGAAGATTTACAAGATACTTTAACAATAGCTCCAGGAGATACTGTAACATTTACTATTTCAGGAACTGTTAAAGAAAACATTACAGAAGATATCATAAATACAGCTACTATGACTTATGCTGGTGAAGAGACAGTTGTTGATACAACAGCAGCACCAACACCTGGAATAGTGACAATCACTAAAACAGTTGATAAGGGCATCTATGATTACAGATCAGATACTTCTGATATCCTTACATATACAGTTACGCTTTCGAACAGCGGAACTGGATGGGCAACAGGAGTTCGAGTGACAGACCTGATTAGTGAAATTAAAACAGATTTCGTAGATGGAACTGAAAAAACACAGGCCTTTGCAAGCTGGGCTGTATATGAAGGAGCAACTCTTCTTGGAGAAAAAATAAATCTAGACAAGACAGTAGTTCTTGCTCCTACAGATAAAGACGGATCTACAAAGACCTTCACGATAATAGCGAAGCTTAACCCGGGAGCAATGGGAGAAGTTAGCAATACAGCAAGCTATACATACAAAGGTGAAACTGATGATTCTGAACCAGCTGTATCTAACCCGGCACCTTCAGCGATAGGAGTAACTAAGTCAGTTAGCGGACCGTATACACCTGGACAGTCTCTGACTTATACGATAAATGTTGAAAATACTGGAAAAACACCACTTAAGAATCTAGTTATTACAGATGCACTTAAGGATGTAATGGTTGAAGGAACTGAAAGATCTATCAATGCCTTTACAACTTGGACAGTAACAAGCGTAACAGGAGGAAATATTACTTCAATAGCTCCAGCGCTTAATACTTCTAGTACAACTGATGATGTTGTAATAGAAGGAAACTTAGAAGTTGGAGCAACAGTAACAGTGGTAGTAGAAGCTACTGTAAACGTAGGAAGCCCTGAAACAGGATACCCTACTGGAACAATCACAAACACTGCCAAGGCAGATGCAGCCAATGCGGAGGAAAATAGCGGAAACGTTGATTCCAACTTAGGCGATGCTGCAACTGGAGATATCATAATCACAAAAGCAGTTGATAAAGCAGCATATGTTTCAGAGGACACTATCACATACACTGTAACAGTAGAAAACAAAGGTGTTACAGCTGTTAAAGGATTAGTTATCACTGACGCAATTACAGGTATCACAACTGAGTTTGCTGATGGAAGAACTGAAAATAAAGAAGCTTTCGCATCTTGGAAGATAGACGGTGTAGCATCTACAGAAGATTTAAGCGCAACAATCGCCTTGAACCCAGGAGAAAGGGAAATATTTACAATAGCAGGAAAACTTAAACCGGGAGCAATAGGAACAGTAGCAAATACAGCAAGCTATATATACAAAACAAATGATCCTGTTATCTCTAACCAAGTTATTTCTGTCCCTAAAGACCCTGCAACTGGAGATATCGAAATCACAAAAGCAGTTGATAAAGAAACATATGTTTCAGAGGATACTATCACATATACTGTAACAGTAGAAAACAAAGGTGCTGTAGCTGTTAAAGGATTAGTTATCACTGACGCAATTAAAGATATCACAACAGAGTTTGCGGATGGAAGTAATGCACAAGCTTTCGCATCTTGGACTATAGACGGTGTAGTATCTACAGAAGATTTAAGCACAACAATCAACTTGGATAAAGACGAAAGTAAAGTATTTACAATAGCAGGAACACTTAAACCGGGAGCAATAGGAACAGTAGCAAATACAGCAAGCTATACATACAAAACAAATGCTCCTGTTATCTCTAACGAAGTTATTTCAGTCCCTGCAGATCCAGCAACTGGAGATATCAAAATCAAAAAAGCAGTTGATAAAGCAACATATGTTTCAGAGGATACTATCACATATACTGTAACAGTAGAAAACAAAGGTGCTGTAGCTGTTAAAGGATTAGTTATCACTGACGCAATTAAAGATATCACAACAGAGTTTGCGGATGGAAGTAATGCACAAGCTTTCGCATCTTGGACTATAGACGGTGTAGTATCTACAGAAGATTTAAGCACAACAATCAACTTGGATAAAGACGAAAGTAAAGTATTTACAATAGCAGGAACACTTAAACCGGGAGCAATAGGAACAGTAGCAAATACAGCAAGCTATACATACAAAACAAATGCTCCTGTTATCTCTAACGAAGTTATTTCAGTCCCTGCAGATCCAGCAACTGGAGATATCAAAATCAAAAAAGCAGTTGATAAAGCAACATATGTTTCAGAGGATACTATCACATATACTGTAACAGTAGAAAACAAAGGTGCTGTAGCTGTTAAAGGATTAGTTATCACTGACGCAATTAAAGATATCACAACAGAGTTTGCGGATGGAAGTAATGCACAAGCTTTCGCATCTTGGACTATAGACGGTGTAGTATCTACAGAAGATTTAAGCACAACAATCAACTTGGATAAAGACGAAAGTAAAGTATTTACAATAGCAGGAACACTTAAACCGGGAGCAATAGGAACAGTAGCAAATACAGCAAGCTATACATACAAAACAAATGCTCCTGTTATCTCTAACGAAGTTATTTCAGTCCCTGCAGATCCAGCAACTGGAGATATCAAAATCAAAAAAGCAGTTGATAAAGCAACATATGTTTCAGAGGATACTATCACATATACTGTAACAGTAGAAAACAAAGGTGCTGTAGCTGTTAAAGGATTAGTTATCACTGACGCAATTAAAGATATCACAACAGAGTTTGCGGATGGAAGTAATGCACAAGCTTTCGCATCTTGGACTATAGACGGTGTAGTATCTACAGAAGATTTAAGCACAACAATCAACTTGGATAAAGACGAAAGTAAAGTATTTACAATAGCAGGAACACTTAAACCGGGAGCAATAGGAACAGTAGCAAATACAGCAAGCTATACATACAAAACAAATGCTCCTGTTATCTCTAACGAAGTTATTTCAGTCCCTGCAGATCCAGCAACTGGAGATATCAGAATCAAAGAGCAGTTGATAAAGCAACATATGTTTCAGAGGATACTATCACATATACTGTAA